A single Vigna radiata var. radiata cultivar VC1973A chromosome 8, Vradiata_ver6, whole genome shotgun sequence DNA region contains:
- the LOC106771184 gene encoding uncharacterized protein C24H6.02c produces the protein MALGAMAARMLQRRFISIFLRQTYHPIIQESSSYYPPIGAILNRLGFHQRGVATTTNPIKPVCEDVENRETDTLKLSSNPDNVTTSISVNDTSVQFSAKSSLKTSSRHDLAMIFTCRVCETRSIKTVCRESYEKGVVVARCGGCNNLHLIADHLGWFGEPGSVEDFLASRGEEVKRGSTDTLNLTLEDLAGRQP, from the exons ATGGCCTTGGGAGCTATGGCGGCAAGGATGTTGCAGAGGCGATTCATCTCAATCTTCCTGAGACAAACCTATCACCCCATTATTCAAG AATCTTCTTCGTATTATCCTCCTATTGGTGCAATATTGAACAGACTTGGATTCCATCAAAGGGGGGTCGCAACAACCACAAATCCAATCAAACCTGTGTGTGAAGATGTAGAAAATAGAGAAACTGACACCTTAAAACTAAGTTCAAACCCTGATAATGTTACTACATCCATTAGTGTTAATGATACCTCAGTACAGTTTTCTGCCAAGTCAAGTTTGAAGACATCTTCAAGGCATGATCTCGCCATGATTTTCACCTGCAGAGTGTGTGAAACGAGATCCATTAAGACAGTTTGTCGTGAGTCTTACGAGAAAGGTGTAGTGGTGGCAAGATGTGGGGGCTGTAATAATCTTCACCTGATTGCAGATCACCTTGGGTGGTTTGGTGAACCAGGAAGCGTTGAAGACTTCTTGGCTTCTCGTGGAGAAGAAGTGAAAAGAGGTTCAACTGACACACTGAATCTTACGTTGGAAGATTTAGCTGGAAGACAACCTTGA